CACGCCGCCGGGATGCTTCTTCGCGATGCCGCGCAGATAAGCGATCGTTTCCTCGGGTTCGGCAAAGGGAATCAAATAGCGCAGTTGCTCGTCGCCGGCAAACAGCGCGATCAACTGACCGTCGGCCTCGGAAAGGTAATAACCGCGCAGTTGGTCACTCGTCAGGCCGGCCGCCTGGAAATGAAAATCGTCGAGGACCGTGTGTTCGATATCGCAAGCGGCCATATCGGCGGCGATCGATGGCTCCCAGATGCGTTCCGGCATCCACATACCGCGCGGCCGCTGTCCGAAGAGTTGTCCCAGACGCCGACCGAAGGAATTGATCTGACCTTGCCGATCCGCATGCGACAGCATCGGCAGAATTGGGTCGTGATAGGCGCCCCCCAACAGTTCGATCCGTCCGGCCGTGGCCAGCTCTCGCAGGCGTTGGACATATTCCGGGTGAAGCGCGGCTAGCCAATCGAGCAGCGACCCGCTGGTGTGCAGATTAATCGGCAGAATCGGGCTGCCGGCAATCGTCTCGAGAAGTGGTGCGTAGCAAGTGCGGTGGATCTCTTCATTCACCGTATCGAGATTGCCGACCGGTTGATGTTGATGCAGCACCAGAACGAGGCGCAGGCGATTGTTCATGATCGAAATCCATTTCTGACCGAGGCAGGGGTTACGGCTGCCCAGCGCTTGGGCCGGGCGCCCACTTCCCAGAGGTCGCGTGCGAGCATCAGCGATCCTAGCCCAGCCTGGCGGAATTCACCAAGAGCAGTCGCTAGCGGGTGGCCGAGGGCCTCACGCACGGGCCATCGATTGCGAGAACTAGTCCCCGCAAGTGACCCATGCGAAGGCCGTTAATTGATGATCCAGGGACCGGCGTGGTCGTCCCCTTCGGCCGGCTCGCGCCGTTCCCACTCGCGACGCAATTCGCCCAGGCCGTAGGCGCACAACTCGAACTCGTGGCTCAAACGTTCGAGCAGCTCGTTTTCGCCGCGGTTTTCGTCGTTCTGGATCGTGCTGGCAATGTAGTACGCGCGCTTTCCTTGCTGGCGATAGTCCAGCAGTTGGTCGCTGCGTCCCTCGCGCTCCATACGGCGGAGGAATTCGGGATAGACGCCAGTCCAGAACAGGGCGAAGTCGCCGATGTGCCGATGGACCTCGCGACGGGCGTCACCGGCCCGGGCTTCGGCCTCGGCCACCATCGAGGCCACTTCTTCGAGCCGCCGGCCGGAAAGATTGCGAACTTTGTAGATCGCGTCGGTGTGAATAAAGCGGGTTAGCATGGCCGAGATGTACTCGACCAATGGCGGGTCGGCCACCCCGAGTCGTGTCTGAAAGACATACTCGGTCATGCCCGAGAAGAACTGATACAAGGACGCATTCGAGCGGCTTCGGTCCATACCTCGGCTCTCCCTGCTCGCCGAATTGTCCGCCGCTGGCGAGCCACCTTGTCGGGCGCGACTCGTTGCGAGCCGCGCGGTCATCATTTCAATTATTCTCCAAGCTCTGCCAGAATCCACCGGAATTTATGCGTGAGGGCAAAGAATCGTCAAGACGAAGTCGCGGCCGGGCGTGAGCCAAAAAGGGGAATCATTGGCCACAAAAAACGCAAAAAATGCGCGCAAAAAATGCGATTCGTTGGGAAGCGATGAACGCGACAGGGGCCGGTGGGTGCCGAGACGATGCGCCTAATTCAGCGCTGCGACGAGGCTGGCGACGTAATCGCCCAACTCTTTGAGCACCTGGTCGCGCGGGCGGGTGGCGGCCTCGGCCATGCGTCGAACCACGGCCGAACCCACGATCAGGCCATCGGCCACGGGGGCCAGCGTGCGCACATGTTCTGGCTTGCTGATCCCGAAGCCGACACAGACGGGCAGATCGGTCTCGCCGCGCAGCCAGCGGAGGTTATCGAGCAATTCTTGCGGCAGTTCGGTGCGCTCGCCCGTGATTCCGGTCACCGATACGTAATAGAGAAAGCCGGTCGAGGTCTGGGCGATACGCAGCACGCGTTCGCGCGGGGTCGTCGGCGCGACCAGTTGGACGAGGCTGAAATCTTCGCCGCGGCAGATGCGCGAAAGCTCTTCCGATTCGTCGGTGGGCAAGTCGGGAACGATCATGCCGGCCATGCCGGCCGCGCGGGCGTCGCGCACATACTTCGCGGGTCCATGCCGTAAGACGATCGCATAGCTGACCATGCTGACAATTGGCGCGGGAAGCTTGGGCTTGGCCTGCTCGATGGTCTTGAAGATTTGCGCCAACTTCAGCTTGCGATCCAAAGCCCGCGTGTAAGAGGCCTGAATCACAGGGCCATCGGCAATCGGGTCGCTGTAAGGGATGCCCAGCTCGCACAGATTCGCGCCCCGGCCGATCATTTCCGCGAGCGCCAGCGCCGTGAATTCCAGATCGGGATCGCCGGCCGTCACGAAAGGCATGAAGGCCTTGCGCTTTTCGGCGCGCAACTGGCGGAAAACGTCGTCAATGGCGGACATCGAAACTCCGGAATACGGCGGGGCCTATTTAGCTCGGCGGGCAATGGTGTGATGTTATGCGATCGATTCGCCACGTAGTCGGGCAATTTCAAACGCATCTTTGTCGCCACGGCCTGACAGGCAGGCCACCACGATTTGATCTTTTGGACGGCGGCGCGCCTCGGCGATCGCCTTGGCGATGGCGTGCGAACTTTCAAGCGCCGGCAGAATTCCTTCGCTGCGTGCCAAAGTGTCGAATGCGGACAACGCTTCGTCATCCTGGGCGAAGGTGTAGCGGACCCGGCCTGATTCTTTCCAATAGCTGTGTTCCGGTCCGACGCCGGGATAGTCGAGCCCGGCCGAGATCGAATGCACGTCGCTGGTCTGGCCGTCCTCGTCCTGCATCACGTAGCTGTAGCT
The Pirellulales bacterium DNA segment above includes these coding regions:
- the trpA gene encoding tryptophan synthase subunit alpha, producing MSAIDDVFRQLRAEKRKAFMPFVTAGDPDLEFTALALAEMIGRGANLCELGIPYSDPIADGPVIQASYTRALDRKLKLAQIFKTIEQAKPKLPAPIVSMVSYAIVLRHGPAKYVRDARAAGMAGMIVPDLPTDESEELSRICRGEDFSLVQLVAPTTPRERVLRIAQTSTGFLYYVSVTGITGERTELPQELLDNLRWLRGETDLPVCVGFGISKPEHVRTLAPVADGLIVGSAVVRRMAEAATRPRDQVLKELGDYVASLVAALN